A genomic region of Denticeps clupeoides chromosome 9, fDenClu1.1, whole genome shotgun sequence contains the following coding sequences:
- the cmss1 gene encoding protein CMSS1 isoform X1 yields the protein MGDDLGEEWWIHGDNSERRQSWPMRRMFRGHRRDKSLSVAGVSDGDEDDPVDTEDKKEPEHPGRAKKRKNDPAGPQRKAKKNKTECFITKDVTEEPQTSKTKKRRKKKKTITDVLAASESKPASPAELQKLLQAHLSTTCSVIEQDELSLQDSSFLTSNDLTHSLSSYLKEVCPKWAKLQKHHTATRSLVIVIVCSSALRTIELIKQLTAFKGGAKVLKLFAKHIKLKEQLDQLGKGVAHIGVGTPARLSTLIDREGLSLDSLRYLVLDWNWRDQKQRRMVDVPEVKSELLKLLECGVLQRCREGTVKIGLF from the exons ATGGGAGACGATCTCGGGGAGGAATGGTGGATCCACGGCGATAACTCCG AACGTCGACAATCGTGGCCCATGCGTCGCATGTTCCGGGGACACAGGCGGGATAAATCTCTCTCCGTCGCAGGTGTGTCCGACGGCGACGAGGACGATCCGGTGGACACAGAGGATAAGAAGGAACCAGAGCACCCAGGGAGGGCCAAGAAGAGGAAAAACGATCCAGCGGGGCCACAGAGGAAAGCCAAGAAGAACAAG ACAGAGTGCTTCATCACAAAGGATGTAACAGAGGAGCCACAGACATCCAAAACCAAAAAACGCAGGAAG aaaaagaaaaccatTACGGATGTCCTGGCCGCGTCCGAGTCCAAGCCAGCCTCCCCGGCCGAGCTGCAGAAGCTGCTGCAGGCCCACCTGTCCACCACCTGCTCTGTGATCGAGCAGGATGAACTGTCCCTGCAGG actcaAGCTTCCTGACCAGTAATGATCTGACACACAGCCTGTCGTCCTACCTGAAAGAAG TGTGTCCTAAATGGGCGAAGTTGCAGAAGCATCATACGGCGACTCGCTCCCTCGTCATCGTCATCGTTTGCAGCTCTGCACTCAGAACGATCGAGCTCATCAA ACAGTTGACCGCGTTCAAAGGCGGAGCCAAAGTGCTGAAGCTGTTTGCCAAGCATATAAAG TTAAAGGAGCAGCTAGATCAGCTGGGTAAGGGCGTGGCACACATCGGTGTGGGGACTCCTGCTCGACTGTCCACCCTCATAGACAGAG agggCTTGAGTCTGGACTCTCTGCGCTACTTGGTACTGGACTGGAACTGGAGGGACCAGAAGCAGAGGAGGATGGTGGACGTACCAGAG gtcAAATCTGAGTTGCTGAAGCTTCTAGAGTGTGGAGTTCTGCAGCGCTGCAGGGAGGGAACTGTCAAAATTGGACTCTTCtaa
- the tmem30c gene encoding transmembrane protein 30C, with protein MVKEKRGSGPLSRRPDNSAFKQQRLPAWSPSLSADKLLPIFYILSGVCVLLGVVLLLTVQGTYELKVDYTEAGSCLRCHDLRKESRYALTNCSCAVDFNLSEPFTGDVFLYYGLVNFHQNLRLYMDSRDDGQLVGRKANLKSPSSYCKPFDRVNKTPIAPCGAVANSMFNDSFALVYHQPDGVTDVPLFRRGLTWYTDKNVKFRNPNPGNGTLPQVFQGTAKPLYWQRPVYDLDLSEPNNNGFINEDLIVWMREAAFPNFKKLYAILNRSRSPFRSGLPAGRYTLHVRYNYPVVYFRGRKEVVLSTVTWFGGKNHFLPIAYLVTGGVLLVTAVVLTVVYVKVGKDGKNMET; from the exons ATGGTGAAGGAGAAGAGAGGCTCGGGGCCGTTGTCACGGAGGCCGGACAACTCCGCATTCAAGCAGCAGCGTCTGCCGGCTTGGTCCCCGTCGCTGAGCGCCGACAAGCTGCTGCCCATCTTCTACATCCTGTCTggggtgtgtgtgctgctgggCGTGGTTCTACTGCTCACTGTTCAGGGCACATATGAGCTGAAG GTGGACTACACAGAGGCCGGATCCTGCCTGCGCTGCCACGACCTGAGGAAGGAGAGCCGCTACGCCCTGACCAACTGCAGCTGCGCCGTGGACTTCAACCTCAGCGAGCCGTTCACC GGCGACGTCTTCCTCTACTACGGCCTCGTCAACTTCCACCAGAACCTGCGGCTCTACATGGACTCCAGAGACGACGGGCAGCTGGTGGGGAGGAAGGCCAACCTGAAG AGCCCCAGCTCCTACTGTAAGCCGTTTGATCGGGTGAACAAGACCCCCATCGCCCCCTGCGGCGCCGTGGCCAACAGCATGTTCAACG ACTCGTTCGCGCTGGTGTACCATCAGCCAGACGGAGTCACAGACGTTCCTCTGTTCAGGAGAGGCCTCACCTGGTACACCGACAAAAACGTCAAATTTCGGAACCCCAACCCCGGGAACGGAACGTTGCCGCAGGTTTTCCAAG GTACGGCTAAGCCGCTGTACTGGCAGCGACCCGTGTACGACCTCGACCTGTCCGAGCCCAACAACAACGGCTTCATCAATGAGGATCTGATCGTCTGGATGCGTGAAGCCGCCTTCCCCAACTTCAAGAAGTTGTACGCCATCCTGAACCGCAGCCGGTCACCATTCAGGAGCGGCCTGCCGGCAGGGAGATACACGCTCCACGTCCGATACA aCTACCCTGTGGTGTACTTCCGAGGCAGGAAGGAGGTGGTGCTGTCCACGGTGACGTGGTTCGGTGGGAAAAACCACTTCTTGCCCATCGCGTACCTGGTGACCGGAGGAGTGTTGCTGGTGACTGCAGTGGTGCTGACAGTGGTCTACGTCAAAGTGGGCAAAGACGGCAAAAACATGGAGACGTAG
- the cmss1 gene encoding protein CMSS1 isoform X2 codes for MGDDLGEEWWIHGDNSGVSDGDEDDPVDTEDKKEPEHPGRAKKRKNDPAGPQRKAKKNKTECFITKDVTEEPQTSKTKKRRKKKKTITDVLAASESKPASPAELQKLLQAHLSTTCSVIEQDELSLQDSSFLTSNDLTHSLSSYLKEVCPKWAKLQKHHTATRSLVIVIVCSSALRTIELIKQLTAFKGGAKVLKLFAKHIKLKEQLDQLGKGVAHIGVGTPARLSTLIDREGLSLDSLRYLVLDWNWRDQKQRRMVDVPEVKSELLKLLECGVLQRCREGTVKIGLF; via the exons ATGGGAGACGATCTCGGGGAGGAATGGTGGATCCACGGCGATAACTCCG GTGTGTCCGACGGCGACGAGGACGATCCGGTGGACACAGAGGATAAGAAGGAACCAGAGCACCCAGGGAGGGCCAAGAAGAGGAAAAACGATCCAGCGGGGCCACAGAGGAAAGCCAAGAAGAACAAG ACAGAGTGCTTCATCACAAAGGATGTAACAGAGGAGCCACAGACATCCAAAACCAAAAAACGCAGGAAG aaaaagaaaaccatTACGGATGTCCTGGCCGCGTCCGAGTCCAAGCCAGCCTCCCCGGCCGAGCTGCAGAAGCTGCTGCAGGCCCACCTGTCCACCACCTGCTCTGTGATCGAGCAGGATGAACTGTCCCTGCAGG actcaAGCTTCCTGACCAGTAATGATCTGACACACAGCCTGTCGTCCTACCTGAAAGAAG TGTGTCCTAAATGGGCGAAGTTGCAGAAGCATCATACGGCGACTCGCTCCCTCGTCATCGTCATCGTTTGCAGCTCTGCACTCAGAACGATCGAGCTCATCAA ACAGTTGACCGCGTTCAAAGGCGGAGCCAAAGTGCTGAAGCTGTTTGCCAAGCATATAAAG TTAAAGGAGCAGCTAGATCAGCTGGGTAAGGGCGTGGCACACATCGGTGTGGGGACTCCTGCTCGACTGTCCACCCTCATAGACAGAG agggCTTGAGTCTGGACTCTCTGCGCTACTTGGTACTGGACTGGAACTGGAGGGACCAGAAGCAGAGGAGGATGGTGGACGTACCAGAG gtcAAATCTGAGTTGCTGAAGCTTCTAGAGTGTGGAGTTCTGCAGCGCTGCAGGGAGGGAACTGTCAAAATTGGACTCTTCtaa
- the dcbld2 gene encoding discoidin, CUB and LCCL domain-containing protein 2, with product MDASGMVRLFIIAAVVILVPGALRAQKGDGCGHTVLGVTSGSVASLGYPRGVRGDSVCEWEVAVGAGRTLLLRLGDLDVRPLDCQVTYLRIYDGVGPRRTKLVTFCGENSAVPDLIRSHGHQVTVQFMTGPDTGGRGFFLSYATDQHPDLISCLERGLNFTEAEFSKFCPAGCLTDFGRIAGTVPHGYRDSSALCLAGIHAGVVSDSAGGQINVVSSKGIRYYDSTLANNVTSVTADLSHSLFTFKTTGCYGTLGMESGVVRDSQVSASSVWEWSQELASEWGPSGARLKRAGLPWAAAHLDQQQWIQVDLKRGKRITGIITTGSALLEHQFYVSAYRVLYSQDGQQWMTYQESSSNHVKIFQGNSDYLHEVRNNFIPPIEARYVRISPTQWHQRIALRMELLGCQPPAARPRVFHFPAPPLPPKLSTERPLLDQSTHTPEIRNNTMPPHSGHDVALVAILVPVLVMLLTALVLTAVCGWHWKSRKSTEVTYDLPQWDRTVWWKSMKQLLPSRGEECVRYSSSREVSHLRSPPDPQRLQTEPAEYAQPLVGGMMTALGVRSTFKPEEGEEPATTCPLTPDPLVPCYAEPLPTSGPEYAVPIVVDVANRQPGGSLGRALPPWTT from the exons ATGGACGCGTCGGGAATGGTGAGGCTCTTCATCATCGCCGCCGTCGTCATCCTCGTCCCGGGAGCCCTGCGCGCCCAGAAAG gagaCGGCTGCGGCCACACCGTTCTGGGCGTGACCAGCGGCAGCGTGGCGTCGCTCGGGTACCCGCGCGGCGTCCGCGGCGACAGCGTCTGCGAGTGGGAGGTCGCCGTGGGCGCCGGACGCACGCTGCTGCTGCGCCTCGGGGACCTGGACGTCCGGCCGCTCGACTGCCAGGTCACCTACCTGCGAATCTACGACGGCGTGGGGCCGCGGCGGACTAAACTGG TGACGTTCTGCGGGGAGAACTCCGCCGTTCCCGACCTCATCCGATCCCACGGGCACCAGGTGACGGTCCAGTTCATGACCGGGCCCGACACCGGTGGGCGTGGCTTCTTTTTGTCCTACGCTACTGACCAGCACCCAG ACCTGATCTCCTGTCTGGAACGCGGACTAAACTTCACCGAGGCGGAGTTCAG TAAATTCTGCCCGGCTGGGTGCCTGACGGACTTCGGGCGGATCGCCGGGACCGTTCCTCACGGCTACAGAGAC TCGTCTGCGTTGTGTCTGGCTGGTATCCATGCGGGCGTGGTGTCGGATTCTGCGGGAGGTCAGATTAACGTGGTCAGCAGTAAAGGCATCCGGTACTACGACAGCACACTGGCCAACAACGTAACCTCAGTCAC AGCGGATCTCTCTCATAGTTTGTTCACCTTTAAAACAACTG GTTGCTATGGAACCCTGGGCATGGAATCAGGCGTGGTCAGAGACTCTCAGGTCTCCGCCTCCTCAGTATGGGAGTGGAGTCAGGAGTTGGCCAGTGAGTGGGGGCCATCAGGGGCCCGCCTCAAGCGGGCGGGGCTTCCCTGGGCGGCGGCCCACCTGGACCAGCAGCAGTGGATCCAGGTGGACCTGAAGAGAGGGAAAAGAATCACAG GAATCATCACCACCGGCTCCGCCCTCCTCGAGCACCAGTTCTATGTCTCGGCCTATCGGGTTCTTTACAGCCAGGATGGACAGCAGTGGATGACCTATCAGGAATCCAGCTCAAACCACGTCAAG atttttcaAGGCAACAGCGACTACTTGCATGAGGTGCGCAATAACTTCATCCCACCAATAGAGGCGCGGTATGTGAGGATAAGCCCCACGCAGTGGCATCAGAGGATCGCCCTCAGAATGGAGCTGCTGGGTTGCCAGCCCCCTGCAG CGAGGCCGCGGGTGTTCCACTTCCCGGCCCCTCCCCTGCCTCCGAAGCTCAGCACAGAGCGCCCCCTACTGGACCAGAGCACGCACACCCCGGAGATACGCAACAACACGATGCCGCCCCACTCGGGACACG aCGTGGCGTTGGTGGCTATACTGGTTCCTGTGCTGGTCATGCTGCTGACGGCGCTCGTACTGACTGCCGTGTGTGGTTGGCACTGGAAGAGCCG GAAGAGCACTGAGGTGACCTATGACCTCCCCCAGTGGGACCGAACAG tgtggtGGAAGAGTATGAAGCAGCTCTTGCCGTCTAGGGGAGAAGAGTGTGTTCGGTACAGCAGCTCCAGAGAGGTCAGCCACCTCCGCAGCCCACCGGACCCTCAGAGACTGCAGACTGAAccagcag AGTATGCGCAGCCGTTGGTCGGTGGAATGATGACCGCTCTAGGAGTGAGGTCCACCTTTAAACCAgaagagggggaggagcctgctaCGACTTGCcctttgacccctgaccctcTTGTGCCATGCTATGCAGAACCTCTTCCTACGTCCGGCCCGGAATACGCCGTCCCTATTGTGGTGGACGTAGCCAATCGGCAGCCAGGAGGCTCGCTGGGACGGGCTTTACCGCCGTGGACTACCTGA